The following proteins come from a genomic window of Coregonus clupeaformis isolate EN_2021a chromosome 2, ASM2061545v1, whole genome shotgun sequence:
- the LOC123492839 gene encoding kelch-like protein 3 isoform X3, which produces MDCVTLGRESSDQQPTCDSEEDAMDVGMHTFNHTHMRKAFQLMNDMRSKNMLCDVLLVAGNVEVTAHKLVLASCSPYFCAMFTGISLPTVHGDMSESKAQQVEIRDVDGQTLKKLVDYIYTAMIEVTEDNVQVLLPAASLLQLMDVRQVCCEFLQSQLHPTNCLGIRAFADLHTCTQLLNQSHAYAEQHFSEVMLGEEFMGLSLQQVCSLISSDKLTVSTEEKVFEAIVAWIKHDKDARLEHMPKLMEHVRLPLLSRDDLVQIVEKEALIKNNNSCKDFLIEAMKYHLLPADQRHLIKTDRTRPRTPISLPKVMIVVGGQAPKAIRSVECYDFLEDRWYQVADLPSRRCRAGVVFMAGRVYAVGGFNGSLRVRTVDMYDGMRDQWTTVPSMQERRSTLGAAVLGDLLYAVGGFDGSTGLSSVEAYSYKTNEWIFVAPMNTRRSSVGVGVVDGKLYAVGGYDGASRQCLSTVEEYNPVSNQWGYMADMSTRRSGAGVGVLSGQLYAAGGHDGPLVRKSVEVYDPPSNNWRQVCDMNMCRRNAGVCAINGLLYVIGGDDGSCNLSSVEYYNPATDKWSLLPTNMSNGRSYAGVSVIDKPL; this is translated from the exons ATGGACTGTGTAACCTTGGG TCGAGAATCTAGTGACCAGCAGCCGACCTGTGACTCCGAGGAAGATGCCATGGATGTGGGGATGCACACCTTCAACCACACCCATATGAGAAAGGCATTTCAGCTGATGAATGACATGAGGAG TAAGAATATGCTGTGCGATGTTCTGTTGGTGGCGGGAAACGTAGAGGTGACAGCTCACAAATTGGTGCTAGCCTCCTGCAGCCCCTACTTCTGTGCCATGTTCACAGGTATTAGCCTTCCTACAGTTCATG GGGACATGAGTGAGAGCAAAGCCCAGCAGGTGGAGATCAGGGATGTGGATGGCCAGACACTAAAAAAACTGGTGGACTATATCTATACAGCTATGATTGAAGTAACTGAGGACAACGTTCAG GTGCTCCTGCCTGCAGCCAGCCTCCTGCAGCTGATGGACGTGAGGCAGGTGTGCTGCGAGTTCCTGCAGAGCCAGCTGCACCCCACCAACTGTCTGGGCATTCGAGCCTTTGCCGACCTCCACACCTGCACACAGCTCCTCAACCAGTCCCATGCCTATGCTG AGCAGCATTTTTCCGAGGTGATGCTGGGAGAGGAGTTCATGGGCCTGTCTCTGCAGCAGGTGTGCAGTCTCATATCCAGCGACAAACTCACCGTGTCCACAGAGGAGAAG gtaTTTGAGGCCATTGTTGCTTGGATAAAGCACGACAAGGACGCTCGTCTGGAGCACATGCCAAAGCTAATGGAGCACGTTCGTCTGCCACTACTGTCCAGAGATGACCTAGTACAG ATAGTGGAGAAGGAGGCCTTGATTAAGAACAACAACTCCTGTAAGGACTTCCTGATCGAGGCCATGAAGTACCACCTCCTACCCGCTGACCAGCGCCACCTCATCAAGACCGACCGGACACGCCCACGCACGCCTATCAGCCTGCCCAAG GTGATGATAGTGGTGGGTGGGCAGGCTCCTAAGGCCATCCGTAGTGTGGAGTGCTATGACTTCCTGGAGGACCGCTGGTACCAGGTGGCTGACCTGCCGTCCAGACGCTGTCGGGCAG gtGTGGTGTTCATGGCAGGGAGGGTGTATGCTGTGGGAGGCTTCAATGGCTCGTTGCGAGTCAGAACGGTGGACATGTACGACGGGATGAGAGACCAGTGGACCACAGTACCCAGCATGCAAGAGCGACGCAGCACTCTGGGGGCAGCCGTGCTGGGGGACCTGCTCTACGCTGTGGGGGGCTTCGACGGGAGCACAG gCCTGTCGTCAGTGGAGGCTTACAGCTATAAGACCAATGAGTGGATTTTTGTTGCTCCCATGAACACGAGACGCAGTAGTGTCGGAGTGGGAGTGGTGGACG GGAAGCTGTATGCGGTGGGTGGCTACGACGGGGCTTCACGCCAGTGTCTCAGCACGGTGGAGGAgtacaacccagtcagtaaccagtGGGGCTACATGGCTGACATGAGCACCAGACGCAGCGGAGCAG gtgttgGGGTGCTAAGCGGGCAGCTGTATGCAGCAGGGGGTCATGATGGGCCCCTGGTGAGGAAGAGTGTGGAGGTGTACGACCCACCTAGTAACAACTGGAGACAGGTGTGTGACATGAACATGTGTCGGAGGAACGCTG GTGTATGTGCGATAAACGGACTGCTGTATGTGATCGGAGGAGATGACGGCTCCTGTAACCTCTCCTCAGTGGAGTATTACAACCCTGCCACAGACAAGTGGAGCCTCCTCCCTACCAACATGAGCAATGGCCGAAGCTATGCAG GTGTATCCGTTATAGACAAGCCTTTATGA
- the LOC123492839 gene encoding kelch-like protein 3 isoform X1, whose translation MIFEVSWVCLFMSSLLSVTSRESSDQQPTCDSEEDAMDVGMHTFNHTHMRKAFQLMNDMRSKNMLCDVLLVAGNVEVTAHKLVLASCSPYFCAMFTGISLPTVHGDMSESKAQQVEIRDVDGQTLKKLVDYIYTAMIEVTEDNVQVLLPAASLLQLMDVRQVCCEFLQSQLHPTNCLGIRAFADLHTCTQLLNQSHAYAEQHFSEVMLGEEFMGLSLQQVCSLISSDKLTVSTEEKVFEAIVAWIKHDKDARLEHMPKLMEHVRLPLLSRDDLVQIVEKEALIKNNNSCKDFLIEAMKYHLLPADQRHLIKTDRTRPRTPISLPKVMIVVGGQAPKAIRSVECYDFLEDRWYQVADLPSRRCRAGVVFMAGRVYAVGGFNGSLRVRTVDMYDGMRDQWTTVPSMQERRSTLGAAVLGDLLYAVGGFDGSTGLSSVEAYSYKTNEWIFVAPMNTRRSSVGVGVVDGKLYAVGGYDGASRQCLSTVEEYNPVSNQWGYMADMSTRRSGAGVGVLSGQLYAAGGHDGPLVRKSVEVYDPPSNNWRQVCDMNMCRRNAGVCAINGLLYVIGGDDGSCNLSSVEYYNPATDKWSLLPTNMSNGRSYAGVSVIDKPL comes from the exons ATGATCTTTGAGGTATCTTGGGTATGCCTATTCATGTCCAGTTTATTATCCGTGACCAGTCGAGAATCTAGTGACCAGCAGCCGACCTGTGACTCCGAGGAAGATGCCATGGATGTGGGGATGCACACCTTCAACCACACCCATATGAGAAAGGCATTTCAGCTGATGAATGACATGAGGAG TAAGAATATGCTGTGCGATGTTCTGTTGGTGGCGGGAAACGTAGAGGTGACAGCTCACAAATTGGTGCTAGCCTCCTGCAGCCCCTACTTCTGTGCCATGTTCACAGGTATTAGCCTTCCTACAGTTCATG GGGACATGAGTGAGAGCAAAGCCCAGCAGGTGGAGATCAGGGATGTGGATGGCCAGACACTAAAAAAACTGGTGGACTATATCTATACAGCTATGATTGAAGTAACTGAGGACAACGTTCAG GTGCTCCTGCCTGCAGCCAGCCTCCTGCAGCTGATGGACGTGAGGCAGGTGTGCTGCGAGTTCCTGCAGAGCCAGCTGCACCCCACCAACTGTCTGGGCATTCGAGCCTTTGCCGACCTCCACACCTGCACACAGCTCCTCAACCAGTCCCATGCCTATGCTG AGCAGCATTTTTCCGAGGTGATGCTGGGAGAGGAGTTCATGGGCCTGTCTCTGCAGCAGGTGTGCAGTCTCATATCCAGCGACAAACTCACCGTGTCCACAGAGGAGAAG gtaTTTGAGGCCATTGTTGCTTGGATAAAGCACGACAAGGACGCTCGTCTGGAGCACATGCCAAAGCTAATGGAGCACGTTCGTCTGCCACTACTGTCCAGAGATGACCTAGTACAG ATAGTGGAGAAGGAGGCCTTGATTAAGAACAACAACTCCTGTAAGGACTTCCTGATCGAGGCCATGAAGTACCACCTCCTACCCGCTGACCAGCGCCACCTCATCAAGACCGACCGGACACGCCCACGCACGCCTATCAGCCTGCCCAAG GTGATGATAGTGGTGGGTGGGCAGGCTCCTAAGGCCATCCGTAGTGTGGAGTGCTATGACTTCCTGGAGGACCGCTGGTACCAGGTGGCTGACCTGCCGTCCAGACGCTGTCGGGCAG gtGTGGTGTTCATGGCAGGGAGGGTGTATGCTGTGGGAGGCTTCAATGGCTCGTTGCGAGTCAGAACGGTGGACATGTACGACGGGATGAGAGACCAGTGGACCACAGTACCCAGCATGCAAGAGCGACGCAGCACTCTGGGGGCAGCCGTGCTGGGGGACCTGCTCTACGCTGTGGGGGGCTTCGACGGGAGCACAG gCCTGTCGTCAGTGGAGGCTTACAGCTATAAGACCAATGAGTGGATTTTTGTTGCTCCCATGAACACGAGACGCAGTAGTGTCGGAGTGGGAGTGGTGGACG GGAAGCTGTATGCGGTGGGTGGCTACGACGGGGCTTCACGCCAGTGTCTCAGCACGGTGGAGGAgtacaacccagtcagtaaccagtGGGGCTACATGGCTGACATGAGCACCAGACGCAGCGGAGCAG gtgttgGGGTGCTAAGCGGGCAGCTGTATGCAGCAGGGGGTCATGATGGGCCCCTGGTGAGGAAGAGTGTGGAGGTGTACGACCCACCTAGTAACAACTGGAGACAGGTGTGTGACATGAACATGTGTCGGAGGAACGCTG GTGTATGTGCGATAAACGGACTGCTGTATGTGATCGGAGGAGATGACGGCTCCTGTAACCTCTCCTCAGTGGAGTATTACAACCCTGCCACAGACAAGTGGAGCCTCCTCCCTACCAACATGAGCAATGGCCGAAGCTATGCAG GTGTATCCGTTATAGACAAGCCTTTATGA
- the LOC123492839 gene encoding kelch-like protein 3 isoform X2, with the protein MIFEVSWVCLFMSSLLSVTSRESSDQQPTCDSEEDAMDVGMHTFNHTHMRKAFQLMNDMRSKNMLCDVLLVAGNVEVTAHKLVLASCSPYFCAMFTGDMSESKAQQVEIRDVDGQTLKKLVDYIYTAMIEVTEDNVQVLLPAASLLQLMDVRQVCCEFLQSQLHPTNCLGIRAFADLHTCTQLLNQSHAYAEQHFSEVMLGEEFMGLSLQQVCSLISSDKLTVSTEEKVFEAIVAWIKHDKDARLEHMPKLMEHVRLPLLSRDDLVQIVEKEALIKNNNSCKDFLIEAMKYHLLPADQRHLIKTDRTRPRTPISLPKVMIVVGGQAPKAIRSVECYDFLEDRWYQVADLPSRRCRAGVVFMAGRVYAVGGFNGSLRVRTVDMYDGMRDQWTTVPSMQERRSTLGAAVLGDLLYAVGGFDGSTGLSSVEAYSYKTNEWIFVAPMNTRRSSVGVGVVDGKLYAVGGYDGASRQCLSTVEEYNPVSNQWGYMADMSTRRSGAGVGVLSGQLYAAGGHDGPLVRKSVEVYDPPSNNWRQVCDMNMCRRNAGVCAINGLLYVIGGDDGSCNLSSVEYYNPATDKWSLLPTNMSNGRSYAGVSVIDKPL; encoded by the exons ATGATCTTTGAGGTATCTTGGGTATGCCTATTCATGTCCAGTTTATTATCCGTGACCAGTCGAGAATCTAGTGACCAGCAGCCGACCTGTGACTCCGAGGAAGATGCCATGGATGTGGGGATGCACACCTTCAACCACACCCATATGAGAAAGGCATTTCAGCTGATGAATGACATGAGGAG TAAGAATATGCTGTGCGATGTTCTGTTGGTGGCGGGAAACGTAGAGGTGACAGCTCACAAATTGGTGCTAGCCTCCTGCAGCCCCTACTTCTGTGCCATGTTCACAG GGGACATGAGTGAGAGCAAAGCCCAGCAGGTGGAGATCAGGGATGTGGATGGCCAGACACTAAAAAAACTGGTGGACTATATCTATACAGCTATGATTGAAGTAACTGAGGACAACGTTCAG GTGCTCCTGCCTGCAGCCAGCCTCCTGCAGCTGATGGACGTGAGGCAGGTGTGCTGCGAGTTCCTGCAGAGCCAGCTGCACCCCACCAACTGTCTGGGCATTCGAGCCTTTGCCGACCTCCACACCTGCACACAGCTCCTCAACCAGTCCCATGCCTATGCTG AGCAGCATTTTTCCGAGGTGATGCTGGGAGAGGAGTTCATGGGCCTGTCTCTGCAGCAGGTGTGCAGTCTCATATCCAGCGACAAACTCACCGTGTCCACAGAGGAGAAG gtaTTTGAGGCCATTGTTGCTTGGATAAAGCACGACAAGGACGCTCGTCTGGAGCACATGCCAAAGCTAATGGAGCACGTTCGTCTGCCACTACTGTCCAGAGATGACCTAGTACAG ATAGTGGAGAAGGAGGCCTTGATTAAGAACAACAACTCCTGTAAGGACTTCCTGATCGAGGCCATGAAGTACCACCTCCTACCCGCTGACCAGCGCCACCTCATCAAGACCGACCGGACACGCCCACGCACGCCTATCAGCCTGCCCAAG GTGATGATAGTGGTGGGTGGGCAGGCTCCTAAGGCCATCCGTAGTGTGGAGTGCTATGACTTCCTGGAGGACCGCTGGTACCAGGTGGCTGACCTGCCGTCCAGACGCTGTCGGGCAG gtGTGGTGTTCATGGCAGGGAGGGTGTATGCTGTGGGAGGCTTCAATGGCTCGTTGCGAGTCAGAACGGTGGACATGTACGACGGGATGAGAGACCAGTGGACCACAGTACCCAGCATGCAAGAGCGACGCAGCACTCTGGGGGCAGCCGTGCTGGGGGACCTGCTCTACGCTGTGGGGGGCTTCGACGGGAGCACAG gCCTGTCGTCAGTGGAGGCTTACAGCTATAAGACCAATGAGTGGATTTTTGTTGCTCCCATGAACACGAGACGCAGTAGTGTCGGAGTGGGAGTGGTGGACG GGAAGCTGTATGCGGTGGGTGGCTACGACGGGGCTTCACGCCAGTGTCTCAGCACGGTGGAGGAgtacaacccagtcagtaaccagtGGGGCTACATGGCTGACATGAGCACCAGACGCAGCGGAGCAG gtgttgGGGTGCTAAGCGGGCAGCTGTATGCAGCAGGGGGTCATGATGGGCCCCTGGTGAGGAAGAGTGTGGAGGTGTACGACCCACCTAGTAACAACTGGAGACAGGTGTGTGACATGAACATGTGTCGGAGGAACGCTG GTGTATGTGCGATAAACGGACTGCTGTATGTGATCGGAGGAGATGACGGCTCCTGTAACCTCTCCTCAGTGGAGTATTACAACCCTGCCACAGACAAGTGGAGCCTCCTCCCTACCAACATGAGCAATGGCCGAAGCTATGCAG GTGTATCCGTTATAGACAAGCCTTTATGA
- the LOC123492839 gene encoding kelch-like protein 3 isoform X5, producing the protein MDVRQVCCEFLQSQLHPTNCLGIRAFADLHTCTQLLNQSHAYAEQHFSEVMLGEEFMGLSLQQVCSLISSDKLTVSTEEKVFEAIVAWIKHDKDARLEHMPKLMEHVRLPLLSRDDLVQIVEKEALIKNNNSCKDFLIEAMKYHLLPADQRHLIKTDRTRPRTPISLPKVMIVVGGQAPKAIRSVECYDFLEDRWYQVADLPSRRCRAGVVFMAGRVYAVGGFNGSLRVRTVDMYDGMRDQWTTVPSMQERRSTLGAAVLGDLLYAVGGFDGSTGLSSVEAYSYKTNEWIFVAPMNTRRSSVGVGVVDGKLYAVGGYDGASRQCLSTVEEYNPVSNQWGYMADMSTRRSGAGVGVLSGQLYAAGGHDGPLVRKSVEVYDPPSNNWRQVCDMNMCRRNAGVCAINGLLYVIGGDDGSCNLSSVEYYNPATDKWSLLPTNMSNGRSYAGVSVIDKPL; encoded by the exons ATGGACGTGAGGCAGGTGTGCTGCGAGTTCCTGCAGAGCCAGCTGCACCCCACCAACTGTCTGGGCATTCGAGCCTTTGCCGACCTCCACACCTGCACACAGCTCCTCAACCAGTCCCATGCCTATGCTG AGCAGCATTTTTCCGAGGTGATGCTGGGAGAGGAGTTCATGGGCCTGTCTCTGCAGCAGGTGTGCAGTCTCATATCCAGCGACAAACTCACCGTGTCCACAGAGGAGAAG gtaTTTGAGGCCATTGTTGCTTGGATAAAGCACGACAAGGACGCTCGTCTGGAGCACATGCCAAAGCTAATGGAGCACGTTCGTCTGCCACTACTGTCCAGAGATGACCTAGTACAG ATAGTGGAGAAGGAGGCCTTGATTAAGAACAACAACTCCTGTAAGGACTTCCTGATCGAGGCCATGAAGTACCACCTCCTACCCGCTGACCAGCGCCACCTCATCAAGACCGACCGGACACGCCCACGCACGCCTATCAGCCTGCCCAAG GTGATGATAGTGGTGGGTGGGCAGGCTCCTAAGGCCATCCGTAGTGTGGAGTGCTATGACTTCCTGGAGGACCGCTGGTACCAGGTGGCTGACCTGCCGTCCAGACGCTGTCGGGCAG gtGTGGTGTTCATGGCAGGGAGGGTGTATGCTGTGGGAGGCTTCAATGGCTCGTTGCGAGTCAGAACGGTGGACATGTACGACGGGATGAGAGACCAGTGGACCACAGTACCCAGCATGCAAGAGCGACGCAGCACTCTGGGGGCAGCCGTGCTGGGGGACCTGCTCTACGCTGTGGGGGGCTTCGACGGGAGCACAG gCCTGTCGTCAGTGGAGGCTTACAGCTATAAGACCAATGAGTGGATTTTTGTTGCTCCCATGAACACGAGACGCAGTAGTGTCGGAGTGGGAGTGGTGGACG GGAAGCTGTATGCGGTGGGTGGCTACGACGGGGCTTCACGCCAGTGTCTCAGCACGGTGGAGGAgtacaacccagtcagtaaccagtGGGGCTACATGGCTGACATGAGCACCAGACGCAGCGGAGCAG gtgttgGGGTGCTAAGCGGGCAGCTGTATGCAGCAGGGGGTCATGATGGGCCCCTGGTGAGGAAGAGTGTGGAGGTGTACGACCCACCTAGTAACAACTGGAGACAGGTGTGTGACATGAACATGTGTCGGAGGAACGCTG GTGTATGTGCGATAAACGGACTGCTGTATGTGATCGGAGGAGATGACGGCTCCTGTAACCTCTCCTCAGTGGAGTATTACAACCCTGCCACAGACAAGTGGAGCCTCCTCCCTACCAACATGAGCAATGGCCGAAGCTATGCAG GTGTATCCGTTATAGACAAGCCTTTATGA
- the LOC123492839 gene encoding kelch-like protein 3 isoform X4, with translation MIFEVSWVCLFMSSLLSVTSRESSDQQPTCDSEEDAMDVGMHTFNHTHMRKAFQLMNDMRSKNMLCDVLLVAGNVEVTAHKLVLASCSPYFCAMFTGISLPTVHGDMSESKAQQVEIRDVDGQTLKKLVDYIYTAMIEVTEDNVQVLLPAASLLQLMDVRQVCCEFLQSQLHPTNCLGIRAFADLHTCTQLLNQSHAYAEQHFSEVMLGEEFMGLSLQQVCSLISSDKLTVSTEEKVFEAIVAWIKHDKDARLEHMPKLMEHVRLPLLSRDDLVQIVEKEALIKNNNSCKDFLIEAMKYHLLPADQRHLIKTDRTRPRTPISLPKVMIVVGGQAPKAIRSVECYDFLEDRWYQVADLPSRRCRAGVVFMAGRVYAVGGFNGSLRVRTVDMYDGMRDQWTTVPSMQERRSTLGAAVLGDLLYAVGGFDGSTGLSSVEAYSYKTNEWIFVAPMNTRRSSVGVGVVDVGVYCVVQGSCMRWVATTGLHASVSARWRSTTQSVTSGATWLT, from the exons ATGATCTTTGAGGTATCTTGGGTATGCCTATTCATGTCCAGTTTATTATCCGTGACCAGTCGAGAATCTAGTGACCAGCAGCCGACCTGTGACTCCGAGGAAGATGCCATGGATGTGGGGATGCACACCTTCAACCACACCCATATGAGAAAGGCATTTCAGCTGATGAATGACATGAGGAG TAAGAATATGCTGTGCGATGTTCTGTTGGTGGCGGGAAACGTAGAGGTGACAGCTCACAAATTGGTGCTAGCCTCCTGCAGCCCCTACTTCTGTGCCATGTTCACAGGTATTAGCCTTCCTACAGTTCATG GGGACATGAGTGAGAGCAAAGCCCAGCAGGTGGAGATCAGGGATGTGGATGGCCAGACACTAAAAAAACTGGTGGACTATATCTATACAGCTATGATTGAAGTAACTGAGGACAACGTTCAG GTGCTCCTGCCTGCAGCCAGCCTCCTGCAGCTGATGGACGTGAGGCAGGTGTGCTGCGAGTTCCTGCAGAGCCAGCTGCACCCCACCAACTGTCTGGGCATTCGAGCCTTTGCCGACCTCCACACCTGCACACAGCTCCTCAACCAGTCCCATGCCTATGCTG AGCAGCATTTTTCCGAGGTGATGCTGGGAGAGGAGTTCATGGGCCTGTCTCTGCAGCAGGTGTGCAGTCTCATATCCAGCGACAAACTCACCGTGTCCACAGAGGAGAAG gtaTTTGAGGCCATTGTTGCTTGGATAAAGCACGACAAGGACGCTCGTCTGGAGCACATGCCAAAGCTAATGGAGCACGTTCGTCTGCCACTACTGTCCAGAGATGACCTAGTACAG ATAGTGGAGAAGGAGGCCTTGATTAAGAACAACAACTCCTGTAAGGACTTCCTGATCGAGGCCATGAAGTACCACCTCCTACCCGCTGACCAGCGCCACCTCATCAAGACCGACCGGACACGCCCACGCACGCCTATCAGCCTGCCCAAG GTGATGATAGTGGTGGGTGGGCAGGCTCCTAAGGCCATCCGTAGTGTGGAGTGCTATGACTTCCTGGAGGACCGCTGGTACCAGGTGGCTGACCTGCCGTCCAGACGCTGTCGGGCAG gtGTGGTGTTCATGGCAGGGAGGGTGTATGCTGTGGGAGGCTTCAATGGCTCGTTGCGAGTCAGAACGGTGGACATGTACGACGGGATGAGAGACCAGTGGACCACAGTACCCAGCATGCAAGAGCGACGCAGCACTCTGGGGGCAGCCGTGCTGGGGGACCTGCTCTACGCTGTGGGGGGCTTCGACGGGAGCACAG gCCTGTCGTCAGTGGAGGCTTACAGCTATAAGACCAATGAGTGGATTTTTGTTGCTCCCATGAACACGAGACGCAGTAGTGTCGGAGTGGGAGTGGTGGACG TCGGTGTGTATTGTGTTGTACAGGGAAGCTGTATGCGGTGGGTGGCTACGACGGGGCTTCACGCCAGTGTCTCAGCACGGTGGAGGAgtacaacccagtcagtaaccagtGGGGCTACATGGCTGACATGA
- the LOC123492841 gene encoding heterogeneous nuclear ribonucleoprotein A0-like — MENQLCKLFIGGLNVHTTDDGLRKHFEQYGQLTDCVVVQNQQLQRSRCFGFVTYATADEAEAAMSARPHALDGNNVELKRAVAREDAGKPEALAKVKKIFIGGLKEDIEDEHLNDYFSQFGTIEKAEVISDNQTGKKRGFGFVYFEDYDSADKAVVLKFHNINGHKVEVKKALTKQEMQAAGTRGGRGGRFQNGYGGGRGGGYGGGYGGSDGGYGVGYSGGYGGSYGDQMGGYGGNAYSDFGGGYSEQSSSYGPMKGNYSGRSSAPYTRGGGGYGRGGYDGAY; from the coding sequence ATGGAAAATCAACTCTGCAAGCTCTTTATTGGTGGACTAAATGTTCACACCACTGACGATGGTCTTCGTAAACACTTTGAACAGTATGGCCAGCTGACCGATTGCGTAGTTGTTCAGAACCAGCAACTACAGCGGTCTCGCTGTTTTGGTTTTGTAACCTATGCTACTGCTGACGAAGCAGAAGCTGCAATGTCCGCGCGGCCTCATGCCCTGGATGGAAACAACGTTGAACTGAAAAGAGCAGTGGCACGTGAAGATGCGGGAAAACCAGAGGCTCTGGCCaaggttaagaaaatatttatcgGGGGTCTGAAAGAAGACATCGAGGATGAACATCTGAACGACTACTTCTCTCAGTTCGGTACTATCGAGAAGGCCGAGGTTATTAGCGATAATCAAACTGGTAAGAAGAGGGGGTTTGGTTTTGTTTATTTCGAAGATTATGATTCTGCCGACAAAGCGGTGGTTCTGAAGTTCCACAATATTAATGGCCATAAAGTAGAGGTGAAAAAAGCCCTCACCAAGCAAGAAATGCAGGCTGCTGGAACCCGTGGCGGGAGGGGAGGAAGGTTTCAAAATGGATACGGTGGTGGGAGAGGTGGTGGCTATGGCGGAGGTTATGGGGGCAGTGACGGCGGATACGGCGTGGGGTACAGTGGTGGCTACGGGGGAAGCTATGGCGACCAAATGGGTGGCTACGGTGGGAACGCCTACAGCGACTTTGGAGGTGGCTATAGCGAGCAGTCATCTAGTTATGGCCCCATGAAAGGTAATTACTCGGGCAGAAGCAGCGCTCCTTACACCCGAGGTGGTGGTGGTTACGGCAGGGGGGGGTACGATGGCGCATATTAG
- the LOC123481467 gene encoding heterogeneous nuclear ribonucleoprotein A0-like translates to MTNQLCKLFVGGLNVETTDDGLRQHFEQYGQLTDCVVVQNQQLQRSRCFGFVTYSSAEEADAAMAARPHVVDGTNVELKRAVAREDAGRPEALAKVKKIFIGGLKDDIEDEHLNDYFSQFGAIEKAEVISDKETFKKRGFGFVYFEDNDSADKAVVLKFHTINGHKVEVKKALTKQEMQSAGGRGGRGGRGMRGSQNGYDGGRGGGYGSYGGGYGGNDSGYGGGYGNGGGYGNQGGYGGGYGDQMGGSYGGNGYNDFGGDYGQQSSGYGAMKGGNYSGRSAAPYSRGGAGGYGRGGYGGY, encoded by the coding sequence ATGACGAACCAACTTTGTAAGCTGTTTGTCGGTGGATTGAACGTCGAGACTACAGACGATGGCCTTCGTCAACATTTCGAGCAGTATGGCCAGTTAACCGACTGCGTAGTGGTCCAGAACCAGCAGCTACAAAGATCCCGCTGTTTCGGCTTTGTAACCTACTCAAGTGCGGAGGAGGCCGACGCAGCCATGGCCGCCAGGCCACATGTCGTCGATGGGACCAACGTGGAATTAAAAAGGGCCGTTGCTCGTGAAGATGCCGGTAGACCAGAGGCACTCGCCAAAGTAAAGAAAATATTTATCGGTGGGCTGAAAGACGACATCGAAGACGAACATCTGAATGACTATTTCTCTCAGTTCGGCGCAATTGAGAAGGCCGAAGTCATCAGCGACAAAGAGACTTTCAAAAAAAGGGGGTTCGGCTTTGTCTACTTCGAAGATAATGACTCTGCCGACAAAGCGGTGGTGCTGAAGTTCCACACCATCAATGGGCACAAAGTGGAGGTGAAGAAGGCCCTCACCAAACAAGAGATGCAGTCAGCCGGTGGTCGTGGTGGCCGGGGAGGTAGAGGAATGAGGGGGTCTCAAAATGGCTACGACGGCGGAAGAGGTGGCGGCTACGGCAGCTATGGCGGTGGCTATGGAGGAAACGATAGCGGCTACGGTGGAGGATACGGCAACGGAGGTGGTTACGGTAACCAAGGGGGATACGGAGGAGGTTATGGTGATCAAATGGGGGGCAGTTATGGTGGGAACGGTTACAATGACTTTGGCGGAGATTATGGTCAGCAGTCTTCTGGTTATGGTGCAATGAAGGGGGGTAATTATTCAGGCAGGAGCGCTGCACCGTACTCCCGTGGAGGCGCCGGTGGCTATGGCAGGGGTGGATATGGTGGTTATTAG